One Melitaea cinxia chromosome 20, ilMelCinx1.1, whole genome shotgun sequence DNA segment encodes these proteins:
- the LOC123663509 gene encoding uncharacterized protein LOC123663509, with product MLEDRLITQMVIPVSKETYFNTKWESNRENLCAYDKLYHPPDYNPKSARSDRQEPKIIRHNIWYQEVHKGIASTAHFQLGRPKWKPFDLPSKEFVRVQVKNENPHMRIGGVLVWAVLLNEGKPSLCNQ from the exons ATGTTAGAGGATCGCCTAATTACTCAAATGGTAATACCTGTGTCAAAAGAgacatattttaatacaaaatgggAAAGCAATAGAGAAAATCTTTGTGCCTACGACAAACTTTACCATCCTCCCGATTATAATCCAAAGTCTGCGAGATCTGACCGCCAAGAACCAAAAATTATAAGACATAATATTTGGTACCAA gaAGTGCATAAAGGTATAGCATCAACGGCCCACTTCCAACTTGGTAGACCAAAGTGGAAGCCATTTGACTTGCCAAGTAAAGAATTTGTTCGAGTGCAAG TTAAAAACGAGAATCCGCATATGCGCATCGGCGGCGTTTTAGTATGGGCTGTACTTCTTAACGAAGGGAAACCAAGTTTATGTAATCAGTAA